Genomic DNA from Providencia sp. PROV188:
ACATAGCGCTGTGGGTAGTGAAGATTTTTAACTGTAAATGAGAATCAACAAGGTTGTATCTAATTGTAATGGTTGCTATTATTTTTAATTTAATCTTAATGAGAAATAATCGCATTAAAATGCTTTACAAATGATACTAATAACTATTATCATTAACTCAGTCTCTTGAGTGCTTAGCTTTAGCAGACAAGGCATGACATTGCTCACATTGCTTCCAGTGTTTTATTGCTTTCAGTGTTTTAGTTATATAGCCAGCTCGGGTGCTGGCTTTTTTTTTGCATAAAAATCAGCTTTCCAAGCTAATATGATGTTTTTTAATTAATCCTCGAAATTGGTCATAGCTCAGTGATAGGCATTGAGCTGCTTTACGCTGATTAAAATTGGCTTGGCGTAGCGCCTCTTCAACATATTGTTTTTCCGATTCTAATTGCCATTGTCGTAAGTCAAAGGGAAAAACGGGTGCTAATTTGGAGTTTTCTGATGATGCTGCGGGTATCTCATGAAGCTCTGCTAGTTTCTCACCAAAGGGATCTAAAATAATCGTATCCACTGGTAAGTCACTTTCCCCATGCCGATAAACTGAACGCTCGACAACATTTTTCAGTTCGCGAATATTACCTGGCCAAGAATAGTGCATCAGTGTCTGCTGGGCGTTGTCAGAAAACCCAGTGAAATAATCACGCTTTAGCTCACGTACCATACCAATGGCAAAGTGCTCAGCCAATAACAGAATGTCAGGAACACGTTCACGTAATGGCGGCATGCGAATCACTTCAAAGGCAATTCTATCTAGCAGGTCAGCGCGAAAAAGTCCTTGGCGAGCCAATTCTGGAAGGTTGGCGTTAGTGGCACAGACCAAACGAACATCGACTTTTAATGACTGACTTCCGCCTACACGCTCTAATTCGCCATATTCAATCACACGTAACAGTTTTTCTTGTACAGACATCGGCGCGGTTGCCAGTTCATCAAGGAACAATGTGCCTTTATCTGCACGTTCAAAGCGACCTTGATGGCGTTTCTGGGCCCCAGTAAACGATCCTGCTTCATGTCCAAATAATTCAGAATCCAGCAAGTTCTCATTGAGTCCGCTGCAATTTAAGGAGATAAAAGGCTCTTGCCAGCGGGGAGATAGATAGTGAAGGCGATCCGCGATTAACTCTTTACCTGTTCCTCGTTCGCCAATAACAAGGACAGGTTTATTTAGCTTAGCAAGTTCGGAAGCACGTTCTAGGACATCAAGGAAATTACTCGATACACCAAGAATAGTATTGTTAGTCTCTTTCATGGTTATTTTTACCAAGTTTTGGTTAATTTTACCTATAGTTAACTATAGTACAAATAACCGTCGATAGATATCGAAATAATATTTTTGTTATTTATTAGTTGGTTATGCCATTCTGAAAAAGTTGGCACGCCAATTGCTATCTTAGAGTTGTAAAAGATTTTGATTGAAATAATTATCGGTTTAATAATTTCAATTTTATATTCATGGAGCATCACGTATTGGTTGGACGCCAACATCGGGTTGAGGCTCTACAGAAAGATAACATCCATCAAGAGGATATAAATTATGGGTATTTTTTCACGTTTTGCCGACATCATTAATGCCAACATTGCTTCACTGCTTGATAAAGCTGAAGATCCGCAGAAAATGATCCGCCTGATGATTCAGGAAATGGAAGACATGTTAGTGGAAATCCGTTCCACCTCAGCACGTACCTTAGCTGAGAAAAAAAGTTTAGAGCGCCGCGTCGAAATGGGCGAAAAACAGATTGCCGAATGGCAAGAAAAAGCGGAACTGGCATTAATCAAAGATAAAGAAGATTTAGCTCGCGCAGCATTGATTGAAAAACAAAAAGTCAGTG
This window encodes:
- the pspF gene encoding phage shock protein operon transcriptional activator, translating into MKETNNTILGVSSNFLDVLERASELAKLNKPVLVIGERGTGKELIADRLHYLSPRWQEPFISLNCSGLNENLLDSELFGHEAGSFTGAQKRHQGRFERADKGTLFLDELATAPMSVQEKLLRVIEYGELERVGGSQSLKVDVRLVCATNANLPELARQGLFRADLLDRIAFEVIRMPPLRERVPDILLLAEHFAIGMVRELKRDYFTGFSDNAQQTLMHYSWPGNIRELKNVVERSVYRHGESDLPVDTIILDPFGEKLAELHEIPAASSENSKLAPVFPFDLRQWQLESEKQYVEEALRQANFNQRKAAQCLSLSYDQFRGLIKKHHISLES